CGGCTTGCACGCCGCCCTCCACATCCGGTATGGGATGTTCGTCGCTTCCCATTGCGTCCACTACAATGCGTGCCATAATCATCTCCTCAAGATGGTTTGCTTGACAGAAAAAGTAACGCGATTATAATACGCCTGCTTATGCGCTGGTGCTGGAACTGGCAGACAGGCATGGTTGAGGGCCATGTGCCGCAAGGCGTGGAGGTTCAAGTCCTCTCCAGCGCACAAAAACAAACTCCCGATAAGGGAGTTCATTTTTTAACGAAGTATTCAATCTCTCAAGAAAATTAATATCAACCATCGACGATCAAACTGCAGCAGGTGACCGCGCCCTCCGCTTTGGCGAGTTCGCTCAGGTCCACAGACGCGATATTGAATCCGCGTTCTTCGAGCCGCTTTCGTGTTTTGGGGAACGTAATCGGGTACATAATTCTGCCGCGGACGGGCAAACAATTAGCGGCGAAGGGCTCCGAGGCGTCCACTTCGATGAGCTCGAAGCCGGGAAAGTTGGAAGGGTCCACCCATGCATTGTTGATGAGCAGGGCGGAATCATCCACGCGGGTGACTGCGGATTTCAAATGCAGGCAATCTTTCAGTTCGACACCCCAGGCTTTATAACCGTAATCGTCGAGCAGGGCATTCAACTGTGAGACAGCCTCCCGGTTGCTGCGGGTTGAGAGGCCGATGAAGATCTGTTTCCCGGCCACGAGTACATCTCCCCCATCCAATGAGGCGGGAGACGCGACGTGCAGAAGCGGGCGGTATGGTGCAAGGACCGGGATGATCGAATCGATCTCAGGCTTACGCGAATCCGCGCCGGGTCTTGTGATAACGGCGACTTCGGGGAGGATGAATGCCGTGTCTTCGACGAAAACAGAATCGGGCAGGCTTGGCTCCTCGGGAAGTTCGATCACTTTGCAGCCAAGCCCCGCGAGCAAACGAACATAATCGTCGTGTTGTTGCCGGGCAATGTTGACATCGATGGGGGCCCGATCGATGTGGGTGAGCTCGCACTCATTGAATCGCGGGCTGACCTGGCGTGTGATGGCGACGGTCATTATGACGAAGGGTTATGCTGGGAGGGAGTTCAAAGCGGCTTGCAGGGTTTCGTAATTTGGGCAGGATTGGAGAAAACCGGTGAGGGATAAAACGTGATAAACCTGCGGCGGCGCGTTGCACAACCGCATACGTCCGTTATGGACGGTATGCTCTGAGGGATTGAAAAGCAGATAAGTTCGTTGCAAGGCGCGAATGCCCGCGCTTGTAAGGGTGCTCACATCTTCAAGGTTGACGATCAGCAATCGCGAACCCTGAGAGTGCGCCTCCTGCGCGGCAGATACAAATTTTTCGTCGCTCTGCCCATCCAGCCAGCCCTGCACGGTGATGACCGTGACAGGGTCCTTTCCTTCGCGTTGGATCTGCTCGCTCTTCAGTTTAAAATCGATTTTCGGCATGGTGATTCCCTTCTCTTATTGTTCGCCTGTGCGATACCGGTCGATCAACGCCTTGGTGCGCGGGTCCTTCGGCTGGTTGAACAGATCTTCGGGCGTGGCATCTTCGATCAACTCACCCTCAGACATGACGAGCACACGGTCCGCCACTTCGCGGGCAAACCCCATTTCGTGAGTAACGACGATCATGGTCATGCCTTCGCTGGCGACCTTCTTCATCACGTTCAAGACCTCACCGATGAGTTCAGGGTCGAGCGCCGAGGTGGGCTCGTCGAATAGCATGACGCGCGGTTCCATGGTGAGCGCGCGCGCGATGGCGACGCGTTGTTTTTGTCCGCCCGAAAGGCGCAGGGGAAATTCGTCCTTTTTCCAGAGCATGCCCACGCTATCCAGGCTTTGCTCTGCGAGTTCGACAGCCAATTTTCTATCCATGCCTTTGACGGTGATCGGTCCTTCGATCACATTTTCCAAAACGCTCATATGCGGGAAAAGGTTGAATTCCTGGAACACCATGCCGGTCTTCAGGCGCACGTCATGGACCAATTGCCGCCTCTCCTTGCCTTTTACTTCAACAGGCACCCGGATGCCGTCCACTTCGACGATCCCATGTGAAGGATCTTCGAGAAAGTTGATGCAGCGCAGAAGAGTGCTCTTCCCGGATCCGCTGCGCCCAATGAGACATACCACCTGGCGTTCAGGCACTTCGAGGTCGATATTCCTCAGGACATGCAAGCGGCCAAAATACTTGTCGAGGTTGGAAATTTTTACGATGGGCAGAGACATGTCACCGGTCTCCCCTCGCGAGGCGCGTTTCGAGTTTTCCCTGGAAATAAGTCAGGATGAGGGTCAACGTCCAATAGAACATGGCTGCCATGATGAGCGCTTCGAGGTTGTTGAATTGCGCCCGCCCGACCTTGGTGGCTCTCCACATCAATTCATGCACGAAGCCGGTGGCGGAGACCAGAGCCGAGTCCTTCGTCATGGAGATGAAATCATTGCCCATGGGCGGAATGGCAAACCGTAACGCCTGTGGAAGCACGATCCGCCTCATGGTCTGACCGGGAGTCATTCCCAGCGCCATGGCAGCTTCTCTCTGACCCTTGCCGACGGAACTCAGCCCCGCCCGAAAGACCTCGGACATGTACGCGCCGTAGTTCAAGCCGAGCGCCATCACACCGGCTACGATCCCGGAAAGAATGATTCCCAATTGAGGCAGAGCAAGGAAGAAGAAAAATATCTGAAGATAAAGAGGCGTTCCCCTGATCAAAGAGACGTAAAAAGTACTGATTGCATAGATCGGCGGGAATGTGGAAAGCCGGCCGAGCGCGGCAAGTAACGCCAGGATCATGGCGAACAGGATCGAAAGGACTGAAATTAGAAGGGTCTGCCACAATCCTTCGGCGATGAAGGCTATGTTCTTAAGGATGAAGGCGGAATCCAGTTCGATGGTCTGGAAGTTGAAGGAGCCCACCTCGATGCTTTGCCCGCTGAAAAGAAAGATCAGGAAAAAGAACAGGATCGCCCATGAAACACCTACATTCGCGCGGAACTGGCGCTCCTTGCGAAGCTGTGCCTGATAGAGACGTTCCGCCTGCGAAAGCGGCGCCTGGCCCTGCTGAGTTGTGGTTGCCATCTCTGCCTCCAAGAGCGGAGTTCAAAAGAAAAGGGAAGCGGCGGAGAATCACCGCTTCCCTATTATAAACTCTCTTTGCTTATTGGTTGGGGGCTTGGGTCAGGTCGACTTCGAACCACTGGTTCGAAAGCGCGGAGAGCCGACCGTCGCTGTGCATGGCAGTGAAGAGTTCATCCACCTTGGCGCGCAGGGAGGTCGTATCGAGCGTGGAACCCTTGTCGAACGCAGCAGCAAGGTCCTCGGAGTACACGGCGCCGTCCAGTTTCACGACCGGCATGCCGGCGGCAAGGTTCGCATCCACGACGGTTTCAGAAGTCACGTAGGCCACGAAATCGGTGCGTCCTGCGGCGATGGCCTGGGCGCATTCCTGGTCGGTTTCCAACGGGACAACTGTAACGTCAGCGGGAACCTCGGCATAGATGGAGGATTCGGGCAGGCCAAGCCCTTCCATATCGTTGTTCAGCCAGAACTCATAGGTGGTGGAAGCGCCCGCGCAAACCGCCTGCCCGGACAATCCATCCAACGAGGCGATGCCGGAATCAGCCGCAACAGCCACAACTGCGGGGGTGTAATAATACGGCACACTGAAATCGAGGATCTGCTGACGGGCGGTGGTGATGGTCATCGAACCGACGCTGACATCCCATTTGTCTGCCCAGTTACCGGCGGTAATGGCATCCCATGAGGGGGTGGCGAAGCAGGTTTCCACACCGAGGTACTCGCCGACGGCTTTCGCAACATCCACATCGAAGCCCTGCATTTCAGCAGTAGTGAGGGCATCTCCCGGGCATTTGGTGTCCGATGGGCGCGAGCCTTCGGTATTCAGAAAGGATTGGGGTGCATAGTTCGGGTCGGTCGAGACAAGGATGTAGCCCCGCTCTTCGATCGCGCCAAGCAGGTCAGAGGCCGAAGAGCCTCCTCCCCCGCATGCGGTGAGAACGAGGGAGACCGCCACGAGCAGGCTGGCAAGGGTTAAAAGTTTTTTCATTTTCTCCTCCAGAGAGAAATAAAAAGATTGGGCAGCGAAATCGCTGCCGCGGAAGGATTTCCTACCGCGGGTTAAGCATAGACTATTTTTTTCAATTATGCAAGGATTTTAGTCTCGATTTTCGTAATGGTAAAATGAACGTGTCATTACCCCGGAGGTGCAACCAATGGCAGCAATATTTCCGAGCGCGGAATGGTTGAAGGGATTGGAGGACAAACTGAATTCAGACGAACGCTATGGCGAGATCGCCAAAAACTGGGAGGGGGATCTATTCTTCTTCATCGAACCTGAGGGGAATTTAAAGGAACAACTCACGTTCTACCTTGAACTGTGGCATGGCAAGTGCCGCAAGGTGGATTACAAGCCCCAGCCCGAAACATACCCAAACCCGACCTTTATCCTGACCGCTTCCTACGACAATATCACCGCCATCCTTTCAGGAAAAATGAACCCGATGACGGCAATGATGACAAGTAAATTGAAGGTCAAGGGAAGCATGGGTTACATGATGCGAAATGTGCCCACCGTATTGGATTTTGTCCGGTGTGCCCAGGAAGTTACAAAAGAGATCATGTGAAGTCGTTATGCAGCCCATACTCAAGATCGATCTGACCACCGGCGCGACGGAAGAATTTCATGTTCCCCAAAAATGGCAGCGGGATTTTCTCGGCGGCGCCACCCTTGCCGCCCGGATCCTATACGACTCCCTAACCGCGGCTCTCAATCCGCTCGAACCTGATTCGCCTCTTCTGTTCATGACCGGACCCCTGACCGGCACTTCCGGACCGACAACGGGGCGATTCGTCATCTGCGGAAAGAGTCCCGCCACAGGGCTTTGGGCGGAATCCAACATTGGCGGCTTTTGGGGACCCGAGTTGCGCGCGGCAGGTTACGATGGGCTGTGGGTCACGGGCAAAGCATCGGAGCCGATCTATCTTTATTTAAACGGAAACAGGCTGGAGGTCAAGAAGGCGGCGCATCTTTGGGGGTCGAACACCTATTCAACGCAGGACAAGATCAAACAGGAGGTCGGGATCAAATCTGCGAGGGTTTGCGTCATTGGACCTGCAGGGGAAAAACAAGTTCTGTTCGCTTCGATCATGTGCGATCATGGACGCATGGCAGGACGGACGGGATTGGGCGCGGTCATGGGGTCGAAAAATCTCAAAGCTGTTGCCGTGCATGGGACGAATGAAATCCCGGTCTTCGATCTGCCAAAATATAAATCTCTGCGCTCTGAGGCGAATCGGAAACTTCGCGATGATAACGAAGCGAAGGTGATTCGCGAAGTGGGCACGGCTGGCGCGGCGAACTACGCTGAATATCTCGGCGCATTGCCGGTGAAATACTATTCGAGCGGCGTGTTCCCGAATATCGATGATGTCTCCGGCGCAAAGATGACCGACACGATTCTCACCGGTCGAAGCGCATGCCAGGGATGCGTGATCGCCTGCGGGCGGGTTGTGAAACTTCCAAAGGATTCAACGAAGCGTAAGGGACCTGAACATGAGACCATGGTCGGCTTCGGGGCGAACCTGCTGAACGACAATCTCGAGGCGATCGTCGATCTGGGTGAGTTGTGCGACCGCTACGGCATGGACACGATCAGCGCGAGTAACACGATCGGTTTGGCGTTTCATCTGTATGAACAGGGAATAATTACAAAAGAAGATACAGGCGGCATCGAGTTGAAGTGGGGCAATGTGGATGCGATTGAATCCTTGGTGCGTTTGATTGGCTCGCGCGAAGGAATCGGGGACTTGCTTGCGCAGGGATCGAGGCGGTTCGCCGCGCATTTCGGCGTGGAAGAGGAAGCGGTTCAGGTCAATGGTCTCGAAGTTGCGTATCACGATCCGCGCGGGGTTTCGGGCATGGCGCTTTCCTACGCGACCTCGCCGCGCGGCGCATGCCATAACCAATCCGATTATTTCTTCGTTGACTGGGGACACTCTCAAGAAGAGCTCGGGATCGAATTCTTCGACCGGCATGCGCAGGCGGAAAAAGCCGCCAATGTGGCGCGCCACCAGAATTGGCGCACGGTGGACAATTCCGTTGTATGGTGCATCTTCGCAAATGTCGAAGCGGGCGAAAAAGCCGCCCTCGTCAATGCCGCTTGCGGTACGAATTGGACCGTCGGGGAAATGATGAAGTTCGGCGAACGCGGCTGGAACCTCAAACGCGCGATCAACAACCGGATGGGATTGACCTGCGAGAACGACAAACTCCCCAAAGCGTTGTTGACTCCCTTCCCGGATGGCGGCTCGGAAGGATTCGTCCCCGATCTCGAAGGCATGTTATTCGCTTATTACGAAGCGCGCGGCTGGGACCAGGAGACAGGCAGACCGACAAAAGAGAAATTGGCGGAGTTGGGCTTGGAGGATGTTGCGAAAGATCTTTGGGGGTAAATGACGAAAATTGGAAGACGGCTCACGGTTTATTTTTCGAGATATTTCTCAAAACACACGCTGTTTTCCACACCTGCGTATTGGCCGTAGTTCGGGATGCGCTTATATCCGCTCTTTTCATAAAGCCGGATTGCCTCCGGCTGTTTCTTTCCGGTTTCGAGTATGCATCTCGAATAATTCATTTCCGCCGCCCATGCTTCCAAATCGGCAAGTACGCTTGCAGCGATTCCCATTCCCCGATTTGCAGGGAAAGTGAACATTCACTTCACCTCCATCGTCCCCGGCTCGTATTCCTTGATCGCGCCGCAAGCCACAGGTTGACCGTCCTTATAGGCAACGACCACATGCCTGATCATTGCGATCTTGTTGAATTGGGCATAGAAGGAATGCTCCTTCCCGTCTCGTTCGGCAAGTTCCGCATCGAGATGCCGGACGAGTTCGACAAAATCCGGGTTATCAGAATTTGTCCTGAGAATGGTTATCATCTATTCTTCTGTGAGCTTATTTCAAAGACCTGTTCCGCTCTGAATCCAATATCGCCCATTTTGGGTTCTGCGGGTCAAAGCGGACGTAGACGGTTTTTCCGGCGGAATATTTTTCCAGCGCAGAGTCCGCGATCAAAACATCGCCTTCCGCGCGGAAAGCAGGTCCATTCCTCTGCATGACGTCAAAATGAATATGCACCGCCCGTGATTTTTTCCGCGGATAGGGAAGGTTCAAATCATCCACCTTGACAATGACCGCCTCAGCCTGTTCGCCGCGACGTTTCAGATCATCGTTGCCTTCTGTTAATTTATTAAATTCCATCCGCCGCGCATCCAATTCCTGCTCGCCAACGATCTTCCCATTCTCCTCGTCATAATGCTCGAACAACATCCGACCCGGGTCATTCGGATCGTATGTCACCCATATCCTTCGCCCCGCCTCCCCAACCAATTGACCCATCACGGCGGTGAAACCCCTCTTTTCTGTCCAATGGTCAAAGGCTTGACGGAATGAAGCGCGACCCTCCGGCAGCACATCCACTTCATATTTGATCTGCCGTTCTTTTCTGCCATGAATATTTCGTTCCATCCCGTCGCGGGCGGATATGACAATGGCGGGCGCCATAACTCCGCGCTGCCGGAGCGCTTCAATCTCCGCCCTTTTCTTTTCCTGCCGTTTGTTGTCCAGCATCCCGGAGACGATCCACCCCAAAAAACCCAGTGCCGGCACTCCTATGAAACATATTACTGCAAGCGCTGTAGAAAACCAATTCTGAAATACCGGTAAATCCATAATTATCTCCTCTTAAAACAATCAACCCGTCATCGCCGGGATGACGGGTTGAATTTTACACGCTTCTTACCTGATCTTGAACATCTGCGTCAATTTCATTGCCAGGTTCAGGTCGCCTGCCAATTTGAGCTTGCCTTCCATGAACGCTTTCATCCCGTCGATCTCGCCGGTGAATATCTTGATGTAATCGGCGGAATCGGCGGTGAGGGTCATCTTGGGTGATGCGTGCATTCCTTTGGCGACTTCGCACTTGCCGTCCTTGATGGTCGCATACCATTCTCCCGCTTCGGCGCCGGTGAACTTGAACTGGATCACGGCATCCAGCCCCGCTGCTTTTTCGGGTATGAATGCGCCGGGCATTTTGGACATGAGGGTTTCGATTGTAAGAGCCATCTTTTCTCCTAGGTTGAAAGTTGAAGGTTGCAGGATGGAACTTTGAACTTTCAACCTGCAACTTGTAACGTTTACTGCAAATTTTCAAACACCGCCGCCGCGCCCATGCCGCCGCCAATACACATTGTGACCATGCCGTATTTCGATTTTCGGCGTCCCATTTCAGAGATCAACTGTGTGGTGAGTTTTGAGCCGGTGCAACCGAGCGGATGTCCCAAGGCAATCGCGCCGCCATTTACGTTAACTTTCTCGGGATCCATTTCGAGAGTCTGCATCACCGCGAGTCCCTGCGCGGCAAAGGCTTCGTTCAATTCGATCAGGTCGATATCATTGAGCGATAATCCCGCGAGTTTCAACGCTTTCGGAATCGCCACGACCGGACCGATCCCCATCAACTCGGGTGGGACGCCTCCTACGGCAAACGAGACGAATCTTACAAGCGGACTCAATCCCAACTCCGAGGCTTTCTCCGCAGACATGACCATCACTGCCGCCGCGCCGTCGGACATCTGCGATGCATTTCCCGCAGTGACCGTGCCTCCGTCCTTGAATGCAGGCTTGAGCTTGGCAAGCCCATCAAGGGTCGAATCGCCGCGCGGACCTTCATCGCGTTTGACCGTGAACGTGCGTTTGACCGATTTGCCGTCCACATATTCGTTGACTTCGACATCGATCGGGATCAGTTCGGGGTCGAAGACTCCGCCGTCCACCGCCCGGGCAGCTTTCAGGTTGGAATGAAGCGCAAATTCATCCTGCTGCTCGCGGGTGATTCCATACTTCACAGCGACATTCTCGGCAGTGAGTCCCATGTTGGTGTAGTAATGCGGCAGTTCCATTGCGAACTGCGGGTTGGGCGAGAATTTGTAGCCCATCATCGGCACCATGGACATCGACTCCACGCCGCCGCCGATCCCGATCTCGATCTGCCCGGCTTGTATCGCGTTCGCCACATGCGCTATGGACTGTACACCCGACGAACAATAGCGGTTGATGGTTTCGGCAGGCACGCTGTCGGGAAGCCCTGCTCTGATCGAAATCGTGCGTGCGAAATTCATTCCCTGCTCGCCTTCAGGGAACGCGCATCCCAAAACCACATCTTCGATCTGGGCAGGATCAAGGTTCGGTGTCCGATTCAATAATTCTTTGATGACCGTTGCGCCCATTTCGTCAGGACGGACGGTTGCAAGCCCGCC
This portion of the Anaerolineales bacterium genome encodes:
- a CDS encoding dimethylargininase, which produces MTVAITRQVSPRFNECELTHIDRAPIDVNIARQQHDDYVRLLAGLGCKVIELPEEPSLPDSVFVEDTAFILPEVAVITRPGADSRKPEIDSIIPVLAPYRPLLHVASPASLDGGDVLVAGKQIFIGLSTRSNREAVSQLNALLDDYGYKAWGVELKDCLHLKSAVTRVDDSALLINNAWVDPSNFPGFELIEVDASEPFAANCLPVRGRIMYPITFPKTRKRLEERGFNIASVDLSELAKAEGAVTCCSLIVDG
- a CDS encoding STAS domain-containing protein, which gives rise to MPKIDFKLKSEQIQREGKDPVTVITVQGWLDGQSDEKFVSAAQEAHSQGSRLLIVNLEDVSTLTSAGIRALQRTYLLFNPSEHTVHNGRMRLCNAPPQVYHVLSLTGFLQSCPNYETLQAALNSLPA
- a CDS encoding amino acid ABC transporter ATP-binding protein, which produces MVKISNLDKYFGRLHVLRNIDLEVPERQVVCLIGRSGSGKSTLLRCINFLEDPSHGIVEVDGIRVPVEVKGKERRQLVHDVRLKTGMVFQEFNLFPHMSVLENVIEGPITVKGMDRKLAVELAEQSLDSVGMLWKKDEFPLRLSGGQKQRVAIARALTMEPRVMLFDEPTSALDPELIGEVLNVMKKVASEGMTMIVVTHEMGFAREVADRVLVMSEGELIEDATPEDLFNQPKDPRTKALIDRYRTGEQ
- a CDS encoding amino acid ABC transporter permease, whose amino-acid sequence is MATTTQQGQAPLSQAERLYQAQLRKERQFRANVGVSWAILFFFLIFLFSGQSIEVGSFNFQTIELDSAFILKNIAFIAEGLWQTLLISVLSILFAMILALLAALGRLSTFPPIYAISTFYVSLIRGTPLYLQIFFFFLALPQLGIILSGIVAGVMALGLNYGAYMSEVFRAGLSSVGKGQREAAMALGMTPGQTMRRIVLPQALRFAIPPMGNDFISMTKDSALVSATGFVHELMWRATKVGRAQFNNLEALIMAAMFYWTLTLILTYFQGKLETRLARGDR
- a CDS encoding transporter substrate-binding domain-containing protein; translated protein: MKKLLTLASLLVAVSLVLTACGGGGSSASDLLGAIEERGYILVSTDPNYAPQSFLNTEGSRPSDTKCPGDALTTAEMQGFDVDVAKAVGEYLGVETCFATPSWDAITAGNWADKWDVSVGSMTITTARQQILDFSVPYYYTPAVVAVAADSGIASLDGLSGQAVCAGASTTYEFWLNNDMEGLGLPESSIYAEVPADVTVVPLETDQECAQAIAAGRTDFVAYVTSETVVDANLAAGMPVVKLDGAVYSEDLAAAFDKGSTLDTTSLRAKVDELFTAMHSDGRLSALSNQWFEVDLTQAPNQ
- a CDS encoding SCP2 sterol-binding domain-containing protein is translated as MAAIFPSAEWLKGLEDKLNSDERYGEIAKNWEGDLFFFIEPEGNLKEQLTFYLELWHGKCRKVDYKPQPETYPNPTFILTASYDNITAILSGKMNPMTAMMTSKLKVKGSMGYMMRNVPTVLDFVRCAQEVTKEIM
- a CDS encoding aldehyde ferredoxin oxidoreductase family protein, which translates into the protein MQPILKIDLTTGATEEFHVPQKWQRDFLGGATLAARILYDSLTAALNPLEPDSPLLFMTGPLTGTSGPTTGRFVICGKSPATGLWAESNIGGFWGPELRAAGYDGLWVTGKASEPIYLYLNGNRLEVKKAAHLWGSNTYSTQDKIKQEVGIKSARVCVIGPAGEKQVLFASIMCDHGRMAGRTGLGAVMGSKNLKAVAVHGTNEIPVFDLPKYKSLRSEANRKLRDDNEAKVIREVGTAGAANYAEYLGALPVKYYSSGVFPNIDDVSGAKMTDTILTGRSACQGCVIACGRVVKLPKDSTKRKGPEHETMVGFGANLLNDNLEAIVDLGELCDRYGMDTISASNTIGLAFHLYEQGIITKEDTGGIELKWGNVDAIESLVRLIGSREGIGDLLAQGSRRFAAHFGVEEEAVQVNGLEVAYHDPRGVSGMALSYATSPRGACHNQSDYFFVDWGHSQEELGIEFFDRHAQAEKAANVARHQNWRTVDNSVVWCIFANVEAGEKAALVNAACGTNWTVGEMMKFGERGWNLKRAINNRMGLTCENDKLPKALLTPFPDGGSEGFVPDLEGMLFAYYEARGWDQETGRPTKEKLAELGLEDVAKDLWG
- a CDS encoding SCP2 sterol-binding domain-containing protein; the protein is MALTIETLMSKMPGAFIPEKAAGLDAVIQFKFTGAEAGEWYATIKDGKCEVAKGMHASPKMTLTADSADYIKIFTGEIDGMKAFMEGKLKLAGDLNLAMKLTQMFKIR
- a CDS encoding acetyl-CoA C-acyltransferase; protein product: MKEAVIVSAVRTPVGKAKRGGLATVRPDEMGATVIKELLNRTPNLDPAQIEDVVLGCAFPEGEQGMNFARTISIRAGLPDSVPAETINRYCSSGVQSIAHVANAIQAGQIEIGIGGGVESMSMVPMMGYKFSPNPQFAMELPHYYTNMGLTAENVAVKYGITREQQDEFALHSNLKAARAVDGGVFDPELIPIDVEVNEYVDGKSVKRTFTVKRDEGPRGDSTLDGLAKLKPAFKDGGTVTAGNASQMSDGAAAVMVMSAEKASELGLSPLVRFVSFAVGGVPPELMGIGPVVAIPKALKLAGLSLNDIDLIELNEAFAAQGLAVMQTLEMDPEKVNVNGGAIALGHPLGCTGSKLTTQLISEMGRRKSKYGMVTMCIGGGMGAAAVFENLQ